CCTTATAAAGTCGGACGATTGTATTATTTTTGCATTCAGTATAGGAGAAAATCTCCAGGCTAGTTTCATCAGGTTTTTCATCCTTTTTTGTGATCGTCGCCCTGCCGGAACATCCGTTCCAAGTTTTCCACCTGTCAAAGGAATCTTCAACGCTCAAAATTTCACCCCCATCTCTCACGTAACCGCCATAATACGGAACCGTAGGATCCTCCGTCCCGGACATAAAAGCGACCGATAAATCGGATTTTGGCGTCCATTTTTTTACAACTTCTTTACTCAATTGAGCGGCAATACTCACTGCCGCCTTGAACAAATGCGGTTTTTCCGCGGCCATCCTCTGAACCATAAAACCACCGTTAGAATGACCAACGATGAATACTTTGGAACTATCTATATTATATCTGTCCTTCACGTATGAAATCATTTCTTCCAAAAAAGAAACATCATCTATTTTTTCCTTATCGGCAGGAGTTTTGCCTCTTCCGTCCGCCCAGCTCCTGCTATATCCGTTCGGATACACTACTACAAAGGATTCCCTATCCGCCAATCCATTGAACCGAGACTGCTCCATCACCTGCAAACCGGAACCAAGGCGTCCGTGCAATACAATCAAAAGTGGACGGCTGTTAGCTGGTCTGGACTCAGCCTCTTTTTGATTGTTACCCGCATGAACATAAAAACTTCGAACCATTCCGTTCATTTCCAGTTCATGAGCCGAGGTATCGGAATCTTTTAATTTTTTCTGTTTTCGAATGAATCCGCATCCGAAACAGAGCGAAACCGCCAGGAAGGCATATAAAATAAAATGTAACAATTTCGGATAGGTCATTTGTTCGTAGACTCCTGTTTCCAGGTTTCTTCTATATTTTGATAAAAAGCTCTTGAAGGCCAATAGAAAGGAGATAGAAATAATATCAAAATCCCTCTGTATTGGCTCAAATGCAATTGGTATTCGGATTCTTTTATGACTTTCTCTTTTGCGTAACGATATGTAATCTTATGATCCGTATCAATTCGATAAGGAATCAAAGAAACACTGACCAAACTCAATACAAAATTCAATCGATGCAGATTGATGTTTTCATAATAATGTTCTATTTCTTCCAATTTTACTTCCAAAAGCGAATCGGCGTTCGGATCTTCCGTATAACCTGATTGTAGAATCGTCTCACGCAATTTGAGTTTTTCTTTTTCGTAAAAACCGAATCCGGTAAAATGCAAGCGAACGGGAGTAGGAGGAAATGAAGAATCTGGCGGGGTCGCCTGACGAACCGGATTGGAAAACCCTGCACAACCGAGGAACAAAATACTTATAATGAAGAAAGCGATTCGAAAGTACATTCTAATACACCTCTCTTGTATCTTCAATGAATTGATGCACTATATCGGAATAATGTTTATCCAAAGTTTCACGGTCATCCGACCATCTTAAGAATAAGGATACCCATCCGATTACATATAGGGAATGCGCAGGATAAACGTATTCCCCGATCAATCTGTTCTTTTTCCAAATACGAAACAGAATCGTATCGTCATTTTTAACAAATACGGGGATAATAAAGAGACTTTGCATTGCAGCAACACGATTCAAAATATACAAAGAAAAGCTCCCTAACTTTCTCTCCACCATCCAAGAAACCGGCTCGGGACTTTCTCCGAATAAAATTTGGAAACGGGGAGAGGATTCCAAAATGATTTGAACTCTCATATCTAAGTCCGATTTCACATAAGAGGATATTTTTTTGAATTTGCCTGATGTATGGAATGCCTTCAGTAATAAAGAAGCTAGCTCACGGTTTTCGTTCGTTTCCCAACCGATCAATTCGTAACTGATTTCC
The nucleotide sequence above comes from Leptospira kobayashii. Encoded proteins:
- a CDS encoding alpha/beta hydrolase family esterase, translating into MTYPKLLHFILYAFLAVSLCFGCGFIRKQKKLKDSDTSAHELEMNGMVRSFYVHAGNNQKEAESRPANSRPLLIVLHGRLGSGLQVMEQSRFNGLADRESFVVVYPNGYSRSWADGRGKTPADKEKIDDVSFLEEMISYVKDRYNIDSSKVFIVGHSNGGFMVQRMAAEKPHLFKAAVSIAAQLSKEVVKKWTPKSDLSVAFMSGTEDPTVPYYGGYVRDGGEILSVEDSFDRWKTWNGCSGRATITKKDEKPDETSLEIFSYTECKNNTIVRLYKVIGGGHSWPGRKSSIPIIFRGKLTEELDATEEAWNFFKGL